Proteins encoded together in one Panthera uncia isolate 11264 chromosome A2, Puncia_PCG_1.0, whole genome shotgun sequence window:
- the PURB gene encoding transcriptional activator protein Pur-beta — MADGDSGSERGGGGGPGGFQPAARGGEQETQELASKRLDIQNKRFYLDVKQNAKGRFLKIAEVGAGGSKSRLTLSMAVAAEFRDYLGDFIEHYAQLGPSSPEQVAAAAAGAEEGGGPRRALKSEFLVRENRKYYLDLKENQRGRFLRIRQTVNRGGGGPGPGGLQSGQTIALPAQGLIEFRDALAKLIDDYGGDDDELAGGAGGGAGGPGGGLYGELPEGTSITVDSKRFFFDVGCNKYGVFLRVSEVKPSYRNAITVPFKAWGKFGGAFCRYADEMKEIQERQRDKLYERRGGDESEGEEVDED, encoded by the coding sequence ATGGCGGACGGCGACAGCGGCAGCGaacgcggcggcggcggcgggcccgGCGGCTTCCAGCCTGCGGCCCGCGGCGGCGAGCAGGAGACCCAGGAGCTGGCCTCAAAGCGGCTGGACATCCAGAACAAGCGCTTCTACTTGGACGTGAAGCAGAACGCCAAGGGCCGCTTCCTCAAGATCGCCGAGGTGGGCGCGGGAGGCTCCAAGAGCCGCCTCACGCTGTCTATGGCGGTGGCCGCCGAGTTCCGCGACTACCTGGGCGACTTCATCGAGCACTACGCGCAGCTGGGCCCCAGCAGCCCCGAGcaggtggcggcggcggcggcgggcgccgAGGAGGGCGGCGGACCGCGGCGCGCGCTCAAGAGCGAGTTCCTGGTGCGCGAGAACCGCAAGTACTACCTGGACCTCAAGGAGAACCAGCGCGGCCGCTTCCTGCGCATCCGCCAGACGGTCaaccgcggcggcggcggccccgggCCTGGCGGCCTGCAGAGCGGCCAGACCATCGCGCTGCCCGCGCAGGGCCTCATCGAGTTCCGGGACGCGCTGGCCAAGCTCATCGACGACTACGGCGGCGACGACGACGAGCTggcgggcggcgcgggcggcggcgcgGGGGGTCCGGGCGGCGGCCTGTACGGCGAGCTCCCGGAGGGCACCTCCATCACGGTGGACTCCAAGCGCTTCTTCTTCGACGTGGGCTGCAACAAGTACGGCGTGTTCCTGCGTGTGAGCGAGGTGAAGCCGTCCTACCGCAACGCCATCACCGTCCCCTTCAAGGCTTGGGGCAAGTTCGGGGGCGCCTTTTGCCGGTATGCGGACGAGATGAAGGAGATCCAGGAGCGGCAGCGGGACAAGCTGTACGAGCGACGCGGCGGGGACGAGTCCGAGGGCGAGGAGGTGGACGAGGACTGA